From one Planococcus citri chromosome 3, ihPlaCitr1.1, whole genome shotgun sequence genomic stretch:
- the LOC135840287 gene encoding phosphate carrier protein, mitochondrial-like → MLLPALENVKNTPYNSMYSNHFSVSDKTDAGLLMPTGRTIAAASAAAAPNPGDSCAYGSNKYFALCGLGGILSCGITHTMVTPLDLVKCRLQVNPAKYKNVINGFRVTLAEDGARGLARGWAPTFFGYSAQGLCKFGFYEYFKCLYSDLLGEENTYLWRTSLYLAASASAEFFADIALSPMESIKVKIQTTPGFANTLREAAPKMYREEGMNAFFKSVAPLWMRQIPYTMMKFACFERTVELLYKYVVPKPRADCSKSEQLVVTFAAGYIAGVFCAIVSHPADTVVSKLNQEKNVSAIELTKRIGFVGLWKGLVPRIVMIGTLTALQWFIYDFVKVTLALPRPPPPEMPASLKAKLAAEGKTE, encoded by the coding sequence ATGTTACTGCCAGCTTTAGAAAACGTTAAAAATACGCCGTACAACTCGATGTATTCCAACCACTTCAGCGTCAGTGATAAGACCGATGCTGGTCTTTTGATGCCAACTGGACGTACGATCGCAGCCGCATCGGCGGCCGCTGCCCCTAATCCAGGTGACAGTTGCGCGTACGGATCGAACAAATACTTCGCATTATGCGGTCTCGGTGGTATCCTTTCTTGCGGAATTACTCACACAATGGTCACACCGCTTGACCTTGTGAAATGTCGTCTGCAAGTAAATCCAGCCAAATACAAGAACGTAATCAATGGATTCAGAGTAACGCTGGCAGAAGATGGAGCCCGTGGTTTGGCTCGTGGTTGGGCACCAACCTTCTTCGGGTACTCGGCCCAAGGTCTGTGCAAGTTCGGTTTCTACGAATACTTCAAATGTCTTTACTCCGATTTGCTAGGCGAAGAGAACACATACCTGTGGAGGACATCTTTATACTTAGCTGCTTCAGCATCGGCCGAATTCTTCGCCGACATCGCTCTTAGCCCTATGGAATCAATCAAAGTTAAAATTCAAACAACGCCCGGATTCGCAAACACGTTACGCGAAGCAGCGCCCAAAATGTACAGAGAAGAAGGCATGAACGCTTTCTTCAAAAGTGTAGCTCCATTATGGATGCGTCAGATTCCATACACCATGATGAAATTCGCCTGTTTCGAAAGAACCGTCGAATTACTCTACAAATACGTCGTACCAAAACCCCGAGCTGATTGCTCCAAGAGCGAACAACTCGTCGTCACGTTTGCCGCTGGTTACATCGCCGGTGTATTCTGCGCCATCGTATCTCATCCAGCTGATACCGTTGTCTCTAAGCTGAACCAAGAGAAGAACGTATCCGCTATCGAATTAACAAAACGTATCGGTTTTGTTGGATTATGGAAAGGATTAGTACCTAGGATAGTTATGATTGGTACATTAACAGCTTTACAATGGTTCATCTACGATTTCGTTAAGGTAACTTTGGCCTTACCGCGTCCACCACCGCCTGAAATGCCAGCATCTTTGAAAGCCAAATTGGCCGCTGAAGGAAAAACTGAGTAA
- the LOC135840284 gene encoding microspherule protein 1-like, whose translation MSFEAATEPNAEQMMNAANSKRRSSSRFIKRRKFDDELVESSLNTPVSNLMCRPARMRTHSTNNSCGDGTPTPTEIISFEPFPQTEPPRGRKQPVKSMQPASTPGTIGGSSRKRKINRHGLASNYKDLGRWKPVDDLLLVQAVLQTSDLKAVYQGVKFSCKFTFNEIAQRWYALMYDRAISKLALQAISNLQSEVISHVESHCLYSEVEEELLATIKSTTDSRSLEFEELLLKNRHVFHRGRTPKSLYVHWCMMKQHNLLSDQIGSEKPISVPPMASTEERNNSLLNSFGTVPDTPLPRSENIPTFAECEEFLNDSELLGEVKDPALDKQLALMDRISKKDIRMLEDELSQIQLASASIPGANSIEFDNETLAVLRGRCVRYLMRSKEITLGRKTQDNQVDVDLSLEGPAWKISRRQATIRVKNNGEFYISSEGKRPIYVDGNPILTGNKRVISNNSVLEIAGLRFIFLVNYEFLNIVVRETAKMSSHT comes from the exons ATGTCTTTTGAAGCTGCTACCGAGCCCAACGCCGAACAGATGATGAACGCTGCAAATTCCAAACGCCGAAG CAGTTCGAGATTCATTAAACGAAGAAAATTTGACGATGAACTTGTAGAGTCGAGTTTGAATACACCCGTTTCCAATCTCATGTGTAGGCCTGCCAGAATGAGAACTCATTCGACAAATAACTCGTGCGGAG ATGGTACTCCAACACCCACCGAAATCATTTCTTTTGAACCGTTCCCTCAAACTGAACCTCCTCGCGGACGTAAACAACCCGTGAAATCAATGCAACCCGCTAGCACTCCCGGTACTATTGGAGGATCGAGCAGAAAACGTAAAATAAATAGACACGGTTTGGCCTCAAATTACAAAGATTTGGGTAGATGGAAACCGGTCGATGATCTTTTACTCGTACAAGCTGTGCTACAA ACTAGTGATTTGAAGGCTGTTTACCAAGGTGTTAAGTTCTCTTGTAAATTCACGTTCAATGAAATAGCTCAACGTTGGTATGCTCTAATGTACGATCGCGCTATATCAAAACTTGCTCTGCAAGCGATAAGCAATCTGCAATCGGAAGTTATTTCACATGTTGAATCACATTGTCTTTATTCGGAAGTTGAAGAAGAACTTCTAGCTACCATAAAGTCA ACTACCGATTCAAGATCGTTAGAATTCGAAGAACTATTACTCAAAAATCGACACGTTTTTCATCGTGGTAGAACGCCCAAATCTCTGTATGTGCATTGGTGTATGATGAAGCAACACAACCTGTTATCAgatcaaattg GGTCCGAAAAACCTATTTCAGTTCCTCCAATGGCGAGTACAGAAGAACGCAATAATTCGTTACTGAATTCCTTCGGTACCGTGCCAG ATACTCCTTTACCAAGAAGTGAGAATATACCAACGTTCGCTGAATGTGAAGAGTTTCTAAATGATTCAGAACTACTGGGTGAAGTGAAAGATCCTGCGTTAGATAAACAGTTAGCCTTAATGGATAG aatttctaaaaaagatATCAGAATGTTAGAAGACGAGCTAAGTCAAATTCAGCTTGCATCTGCTTCTATACCGGGAGCGAATTCTATCGAATTTGATAACGAAACATTGGCAGTTCTACGAGGCCGGTGTGTTCGTTATCTGATGCGTTCGAAAGAA ATCACTCTTGGTCGTAAAACGCAAGATAATCAAGTCGACGTTGATTTATCGCTCGAAGGACCAGCGTGGAAGATATCTCGACGACAGGCTACCATCAGAGTGAAGAATAATGGCGAGTTTTACATTTCTAGCGAAGGAAAACGACCCATATATGTCGACGGTAACCCTATTTTAACCGGAAATAAACGAGTCATTAGTAATAATTCTGTGCTCGAG atcgCCGGACTCAGGTTTATATTTCTCGTCAATTACGAATTTCTCAATATCGTTGTTCGGGAAACGGCTAAAATGTCTTCCCATACGTAG